The nucleotide sequence TCGCTTCCCCTCGATTGCATGAAGCATGACGATTACGCCGCCTACCTTCAGAAGGCCTACAAAGACCTTGGCGATCTGTGGAAGACGTCTCCCTGGACCAAGGAATAGGTCTGCAAGCCGATCTCGAAAGGGCGCGGCTGACGTGCCGCGCCCTTTCGGCCCCATCGCGACCCGTGGGTTGCAATGAAGTTCAGCCGGTTTCCGGCTGATCCCCCAGGAAAGAAGGAATTGTCATGGAAACGAACCGGGTTAAGACCGCCGCGCGAACTGGCGAAATGGTATATGGGCTTCATTTGTCCTTTCCCAGCCCGGCGCTGATCGAGATACTCTCATCGCAGGGCCTCGATTTCGTCTATTTCGACGGCGAGCACGGCGCGTTTGATCTTCACGATATCGAGAACTGTTGCCGGGCGGCGAACCTCGTCGGCCTCACCCCGATCGCCCGCGTCCCCGACATTTCCTCGGGAATGATCAACCGCTTCCTCGATCGCGGCGTGCAGGGCATCATCGGCCCGCATATCGCCACCCCAGCCGATGCAGAGCGTCTCGTGCAGGCGTGCTATTTCGCCCCACTCGGCCAGCGCTCGTGGGGAGACAGCCGCGGCGGCGAGGGCTACGGCATCGCCATCACCGACATGCCCCGGCGCAGGACCGAGATCAACGAGGGCATCTCCGTCGGCGCCATGATCGAGGAGAAGGAGGCGCTCGCCAACCTCGACGCCATCCTCAAGGTGCCGGGGATCGACTATTTCAATTTCGGCATGCAGGACCTGGCGCAAAGCCTCGGCCATCCGGGGCAGGACTCCCATCCGGACGTGAAGGCCTTCGTCGACGCGGTGTCTACCCGGATCCGTGCGACCGGACGGACAATCCGCGAGGATTTCATGGCGTACGCCTGGGTACGCGACGTGCTGCACCAGGGGATCCGCGCCACCATCACCACCAACAAGGCCGGATAACCCCCCCCGCCGCCATGGGGCCCGCTCGATGCGCGGCGGGCCTGTTCGCCCAGGAGGACGAGGCGTGAAGAAGATCCTGAACGACGTCTATTCGTACGTCGACGATATGCTGGTCGGCTTGTGCGCCGCCCATCCCGAGTATTACGCGCAGACCGCCCCCGGGACCCGCGTCATCAAGCGGCCCGAGGCAACCGATCGCCGGCAAGGTGGGCATCGTCACCGGCGGCGGCTCGGGCCATCTGCCGGTGTTCACCGGCTATGTCGGGCCGGGGCTGGTGGACGCCGCCGCCATCGGCGACGTCTTCGCCTCGCCGTCGGCCGACCAGATGGTCGAGGCGATGCGGGCCGCCGATGGTGGCGCCGGCATTCCTCTCGCCCGAGGACGGCTATGCCGGCTGCCATCCCAAGGACGCCATGCGGCCGCCGAGCATCGCCACCTACGACGACTTGACGGGGCGGGCCTGCGGACGCCCGTCCGCCTCGTCACGGTGGCTCCCGAACGGGATGGAGCCATCCCCCTCATCACGGCGCTGTGTGGACGCGGCATCGGCGTCGCCATCGGCCACACCAAAGCCACCTGCGCCGAGATCGAGCGGGCCGCGGCGGCTGGTGCCCGGCTGTCGACCCACCTCGGCAACGGGATTGGCCATCAGTTGGCCAAGAACGAGAATCCGCTGTTCGCCCAATTGGGCGAGGATCGTCTGGCGGCCAGCTTCATCGCCGACGGCATCCACATCGCGCCATACATGCTGCAGTCGTATATCCGCGCCAAGCAGCCCGAGCGGACGGTGCTGGTGTCCGATGCCACCGCTGCCGCCGCCCCCCCCTGGCCGCTATACGCTCGGCAACCTAGCGATCGAGCGAGGGGCCGACCCTCGTGCGCGAACCGGGATCGCCCTATCTCGCCGGATCGTCGGCGACCCTGGATGGCTGCCTGCGCAACGTCATGCAATGGCTCGGCTACGGGTTCGCCACGGCGTTCGCCATGGCCCGGGCCCATCCGCTGGCCGTGCTGGGCCAGCCCCCCGGACCGGCCCGCGGTGATGTCGCCGAGTTCGTTCGCTGGCGCCGTGATGACGATGGATGGTACGTCGTTGGAGCCCAGGTCGGACCGTGGGCGGTCGATGCTTGACGGCGATCGGTCGCGAGGCTTCGGCGGTGGGTCGCTCGCATGCTGTCAGGCGGGCAGGTCATGTCGGCTTGGTCCGGCTTGGGTGATGAGTTGAAGAGAGCCAAGCCGACACCGATGGCCGCTCCAACTGCGGCAGGGCAAGGCACCGACGACCGAAGATGACACACATCCGGAAGCGACGGATCGCGACTGTTGGTCCGGCAGTTGCGGGTTGAACGGCGGGGGTCGGTAGGAAACATGGCCGCCGGGTGAGGTCGCCGGCAGTTCGACAGAACCGATGAGCGCCAACGGCTACATTCGGAGGTCACGAAGTCCGAAGCGGGCGACCGGGCCGTCGGTGGTTCCGCTCCAATTTCGGTCCGACGGCTTCGATGAGCTTCTTGCCCGCCTCGTCGAGAGCCCTCCCCGCCTTGAAGGATTCGGAAATCAACTGGTAATGGGCTATAGATCGCGGATCGCGGTGGTCCAGCATGACGCGCACGAACGGCAGGAGGCGACCCTCCTCGATCGCCATGCTCGTCGCGTAATTGGTCCGGAATGCGTGGGGCCCGACTGCCCGGCCGAGCTGCTTCCGGGTCCAGTGCGTGACGCGTCGCCAAATGCCGTCTGGGGACAATGGCCTGCCGAAGCGGCCGATCCAGAGGTGTCGTTCATCGGAGCCTGCGGCCATCAACTTTGGCCTGTACTGGTCCCACCACAGGCGATGGAAACTTCCGAGAATGGCTGTGGGGTAGGGGAGAGAGGATTCATCTCCGTTCTTCGTTCGCGGCCACCACAACTGGTTCGGCAGGCCATCTGTTCCGAAGGCAAGGTTGATGCCCACCTCGATCTCCGCGATGTTAGATACCCTTTTGGGTCGCAACGCGAGGAAGGCGATGAGATAGCCGTCGCGGAACTTCGTGGCCGTCCGCGGGGTGGGAGCCTCTTCGATCGCTTCCACCATCAATTGAATGCCGAGTTCGCACAACTCATCAATCGGTACGAACTTCGCCCATTTGTCGCGGGACGGCTCAGCGATGTTCTCCAGGGCCAGCCAGTCGCGCTTGAGCCATCGCCAATCGACCTCGGGCCAGAGCTCGGCGGCGACCCGATAGACTAGGCCGACGTAGGTGGCGATCGTCACCGGGGAATTCTTCCGCCTCTCACAGGTGGCGACGAACCCGTTCAACGTTTCGGGTGCGGGCATTTCCTGGCCGTTGGCGGCTGTTCTCACCCAAGCCAGCCAGCGGCACCATCCCCTTTCGAGGGCCTTGCGACGAACGGGCGTCAGCAGATGCAGCGGGACTGAGGACCAGGGGGATGACTTGTCTGCGTCGGCCTCGTGTGATGTCGCGTTTCTCTCCTTTCGGGTCTTGAACGTGCCAAGACGGGGACCGGCGTCCAATTGGCCCTGCCATTTTTGCCGGTGCTCCGGACTCCATTGGTCCAGACCTGGGTGGCGGCGTGGCCCGACTGGGCTTGGCGGAGGGCTTTTCGGCGGCTGCGTGAGGGGCAAGCGCGCCTTTTTCCAAAGCCAGAGCCAGTCCGCATTTGGGTGCACGACACAGAGAGCATAGTAGAGATCGACCAAGTAGCTCGCCACGGAGGAGGCCGCGAAGCGTGACGCCAAGAAAAACTCGTAATCGTCGATCGTTGACGAGATGATCTCTTCCGTCCCTGTCTCGAGAAATGCCAGAAAGCGACCGTATCCGCGGGCCACGCGCCGAGCATAGCCTTTCGACCATCGCGCGACCGTCCGAGATTCGGCCCATCGGGCTCGTTCATCCTCGGGCCAGTCGGCAAAGGGAATGATCGGGATCGTATTTTCTTTCATGGTGCCGCCTCCTTCATTGCCGCCGTGTCCGTTTGGGTCTCATCGCCCTCTCGGCCAGCCGGCCGGCGTGCTGGTCCAGTTCGTCCGCGGCCCACATCGACTTGATCTCCACGTAAACATTGGTCGCGCGAGAACCCGGCTTGTGGCCGAGCAAAGCGGCAACCAGTTCCAATTTGTGGGTCACGTAGAGCAGGTAGCCACCCATCAGCTTTCGCCAAAGATGCGGATTGACGTAATGGCCAGTCCAATCGTTGACCATCTGCGTGACCTGGCGCCCGAGCTGCCCATGGGACTTGGCGGCGCCGGGGTCTGCCCCCGGAAACAGGTACGGATTGGTGGGGTCGTTCTCGATCAGCTTCGGTCGGTACTGGTTCCAGTGGATCTCGATGAGTCGCATCTTCCAAGGTGCCAGGGACGCCTGGGCATCGGTGATGCCGTTCTTGTGGGTCTTGCGGATCTTGTAGTGCAGGGTGCCAGCACCGCCTCTCTTGGTGGGGCGGATGATGTTAACGTCCATCCGAGTGCGCCTGAAATCTGCCCAGCGTACGCAAAGAGTTTCCTGCAGCAGCACGCCGATCGCCGCTTCGGCCCGCAAGGCCATGTCCCCGGTGACGACGCCTTTATTGCGGCGACGTTCACGCTCAAGGTCCTCGAATTCCCAGCGGGGAATGCACAGTAGGCCGGCCATCGTCTCAAGGTCATTGAGGAAGGGAGCGAGCCGCCGCCGATCCTTGTCTGGCATGCGGCCGAGATTCTCGGCTTTGTCATTAACGAGCTTCTTGAGTTTGGCAAAGTCGTTGATCTCGGCTTGGCTGATTTCTGGAACCCATCGTTGGGCAATCGACCTCAGACCGCTCACGAGGGATCCCGCATACTGGCTCTCGATGCCGAGCCGCGGCCTTATGTCATCATTGATGACGCGGTCGGCGATACCAACGTCGGCAATATCGGCGATCGACGTGATGTCCTCGACTTCCATGTGGCCAAGGCGCACCATCGCCGACGCGGCGAACCAGAGCGCTTCGGCATGCTTTTCCAAAGTTGCCTCTGAGAGCGGCCCCATAAAACGTCCCTCGCGTTCGTCCTTGGCCGCCATGCGAGGCTGATACGTAGCACGAGCTTCCTCGAGCAGGGTCATACCAGGAAGGATCTCGCCGTTGCGAAGGCCGCGGCAGGCCATGTAACGGTCGATGTCGTGGCGGAAGCTCGGCAGAAACGACTCTTTAGGAAGGTTCAAGAGCTTTCGAGTTTTGCCGACCGAGAGTTTTACCTGGGGCCAAGTCGGGATGGTGTCGACAGCCCGATTCCATGCACTGCGGGTGTCGGTGATCTTGCCTGCAATATCCGGGCTGAGATCGAATTCGTGGCGATACGCGGCGAATGCTTCCACCGCGCAATCCGTGACTTCTTCCGGGGCAATGCCAAATGTGTCGCAGTAGCGGATGAATGGGCTGAGGTCTGGCGCAACCCAATCCGGCCCCGCCCGCAGGTCGTCGTTCAAGGTCCGCCATGCTTGGCCGAGCGAGCGACATGGCTTCCGGTCGACGGGAATGACGGAGGCAATACGGAGCGCCCTGCGGACACTTCCCCAAACGTTGTCATAGCGCCTTTGCGAGATGCCGAACTTTTCCGGCGTCCAGCCTTTCGAGTAGTTCCGCAAGCTGCGGGCGTCCGCCGGCACGGCCTCAGGTTGGCGTCCAATCCACCTCAGGCAGAAGTGACGGACGTCGTCGAGGATTTCTTTGCTCATCTCCGGGGAGAGGCTTTTCTCACTTTCAACCATTTTGATGACCGAGTCGAAGAAGAGGCCCACGCGGAGCTTGCTGGCGAGGCCAGCATGCGGAGCGTCTTCAACCCCATGGCCGAGCACTTCGATCGGAATGCCGGTTTCCGCCGCAAGCGCCTCCAGGGCCCGCCGATCCGGGAAGCGGCTGTTCCCGTGGACGATGTCTGAGACGTATTTCGCACTCCGATCGATCTTGAGACTCAGCGCCCGCATCGAGACGCCCATTGTGCGACAGTAGTCTCTCAACAGGGGGGCTGCGGGATGAACGGCTTTCATTGCGAGGTCGGGATCATGCTTGGACATTTCTTTTCTCCTTGGACTCGGGTCGGGCGGTCGTCACTCAGACGGCGACCGTCCGACCCGAGCCATGCG is from Shumkonia mesophila and encodes:
- a CDS encoding HpcH/HpaI aldolase family protein; translation: MVYGLHLSFPSPALIEILSSQGLDFVYFDGEHGAFDLHDIENCCRAANLVGLTPIARVPDISSGMINRFLDRGVQGIIGPHIATPADAERLVQACYFAPLGQRSWGDSRGGEGYGIAITDMPRRRTEINEGISVGAMIEEKEALANLDAILKVPGIDYFNFGMQDLAQSLGHPGQDSHPDVKAFVDAVSTRIRATGRTIREDFMAYAWVRDVLHQGIRATITTNKAG
- a CDS encoding tyrosine-type recombinase/integrase → MKENTIPIIPFADWPEDERARWAESRTVARWSKGYARRVARGYGRFLAFLETGTEEIISSTIDDYEFFLASRFAASSVASYLVDLYYALCVVHPNADWLWLWKKARLPLTQPPKSPPPSPVGPRRHPGLDQWSPEHRQKWQGQLDAGPRLGTFKTRKERNATSHEADADKSSPWSSVPLHLLTPVRRKALERGWCRWLAWVRTAANGQEMPAPETLNGFVATCERRKNSPVTIATYVGLVYRVAAELWPEVDWRWLKRDWLALENIAEPSRDKWAKFVPIDELCELGIQLMVEAIEEAPTPRTATKFRDGYLIAFLALRPKRVSNIAEIEVGINLAFGTDGLPNQLWWPRTKNGDESSLPYPTAILGSFHRLWWDQYRPKLMAAGSDERHLWIGRFGRPLSPDGIWRRVTHWTRKQLGRAVGPHAFRTNYATSMAIEEGRLLPFVRVMLDHRDPRSIAHYQLISESFKAGRALDEAGKKLIEAVGPKLERNHRRPGRPLRTS